Genomic window (Rhododendron vialii isolate Sample 1 chromosome 4a, ASM3025357v1):
ttcgaaatcacgtaaaacattataaattagaagatataatcaattaaaaaatggcacgaactccaaaaaagaactattaaatccggacggagggagtatttatttttcgctttacgagataggtcattctttcacaatatatcacttttaattcaaaaaataagtacttattttagttggtGGAGACATGGGACCCAATACAAATGTGCAGGTCGAAAACGGGACTAGGCCATCATGTGGCGGTCCCCCAAAGGCTGTGAATATGTTTCCATTTCAGATGCAGATAAAACACTGGCTGGCCAATGGCCGAATCTAGCTATTCAGGTTTAAAGGTCGCTTCTTGTTCTTGCGAAATTTGTACCCTCCAATGGCTGATGTTAGAGAATGATGGATCGAAACATAGGTGAAATACAAGATGGCATATAGCAAAGTATTCATAGTTTGCTCCATAAGCAAAGCAAGAAATGTAAGAGAACCCAGATTAAACCATTTATTGATGAAAGCGTAACGAAATACTAGTAAATAGGAGATGTTTCTTATTATCACGAGAAGCAGATGGTAAAACGACCCGCTGAGTAGGAAAAGGACACCATTTGGCAAGCCCAAAAATCTATCGGAGCCGGAAATTACTTGCGACAAGTTTTTCCCTCCTCATCGTGCAGAATAGCACTATTCGAGCTGCTTACGTTTCTGAAATAGCAGAATTTACCATCACCATATTGGTAGGCTTGCTGGGTACTCCAACTTCCAGCGACTATCGATTTCCCCTTTCGAAGCAGAACACTCTGCCCGTTCTGCAAATTCTTGAGAGAACTAACTGAGAATCCAGAACCGCCATCCTTAACCCCCTGCTCGTTATAACCCAATGTCAAATTCGTTACCATAGAGAAAGTTCCATTTCCGTTGTCCACATCTTCCAAGTATAGATACAGAGGAAATCTCTTGGATGACTTCGTTGAGAAAAAAGATGACGACGACTTGGCATCGACACTGTCATTGAAGTTGATTATTTGGTTGACAATCTGCAAATCCCCATCTTTCCCCAACACCATAAAGTTGCTGAAATCGAATAGTTGGATTGCATTTGTGGCGATCTTTCCGTGGGACGACTTCACCCATCCAACTGATGACACAGATTTGTTAACCGTCGTCAGAAAATTTCCATTTATACCTGTAAAGTTAGAAACCAGGCTCACAACAGCGGGTAATACAGAGTGTTTCAAAAGCTGGCCTTCGGTTTTTACACTCTCCTTGTCCAACCAAACATGCAAATTGGCATCTATGAGCCACACATTCAAGGCATTCGTCACACGAAATGCAAACTCATGGGTCTTTCCATCGAGTATTGTCCCCAGAAAGGGAGTGACTTCAATATCATAGGAAGGGAGATCAAACGATCCAATCCCCGTAATAGGTCTCCACAGAAGGGGATTAAACCCTCCGGTATAGATCACAGTAAAAGGCCAAACCGCGCCAATTTCCATGCCGTCCAATGCGACCACAACCTCCCTAAAagccccgttttggagtggcATTGATAGATTATTCGCGGTAATAAAGTTGTTCGGCAAATTGGTATACCAGAACTCATCATTCTCATGAAATGAAACATAGACTTCCACCACAGCCCTATATGCATTTTGGGGAATCATGAACTTTTTCGACGTTGTATCAGCCGAATTTCCGATGCGAAACCACAACCCGTCATTCGAAGGAATATTTTGCGAAATGGGAATGATCAAATCAGCCGAAGAACCATACCCACTAACTGAATTACCCGAATTCACTTCAGCAGGATAGAAATGGATTGTTATCTTCGCATGATACACACCAGTGTACACGTCATTGACCAAGTTACCAAGAAAAACAGCAAGTGTTTGATTATTCATTAGCAATGAATAATACCTTGTAATGTCCTTCTTTACGGTCCAAACTATTCCGCTGGCTGTCGGCTCCGCCGTGCAGCTCCGGAGAAGCTCCACGCCGCCGAGCCAAACCCCGAAAATGCGATCAAATTGGGTACCTTTACATGTAGCCTCCCATTGGAGGACAATTTTGGCGAAATTTTGAGATGGGCAATTTGAGGGAGGGGTATAATTGGCAAGAACTGGTGGACTACCATAGGTGTAGCCGAAATCGTGTTGAAGGAGGAGGTAGGAGCATGGTTTGGTTTTGGGAAGTTGGATGGGTTTGGTTACTTCGAAGAATGTGGTGGGGTGGGTTTTGGTGGAGAGGTCAGAGATGAGTTCTGGCCTGAAGTGGGTTTTCTTGTGGATGTAATTGTTTGCCGTGgcggagagagagtggtggaggagggagagagagaggaggaggaggaggaggaggcggaggACGGACGTCATTGGTGGGTTTGATGTTCCTCTGTTTCAGACCTCTATGAGAGAGATACTTATAAGTACGGTATATGCTAGTTGTGAGGTGTGGAAAATCTTGTGTTTCTTTTCTTGGGTCATCGTCAATGGCGTGTGCAAAATTTTGCACAAGAAAGGAGAGGCTTGCTCTTGGAGTGCAAGGTGCTCCAAGCACAAATCAAACTAAACAGAGTGTTATGTCCTAATCAACCGGAGTCGGATgcatggatattttttttttctattgaatTCTGTCAAGTATTACTTGTTCAATTAGACTCGGTAGAATCGTATCTTTGTGCACCACAATATCTAATGTCAATTTGGATCTTTCCCCCCCGTAATATTACTACCCAAAACCGTTGTATCAACTCTCTCTACTATTGCGAGCAATCAATCACTCGAGGCAAAGAGCCGGATTGGCCCTTTCAAAAGCTTTTTAGTTgctaccaaatttcaaaaacaataagAGAAAAATGGTTTCTGCAGCGACCAATTATTTCATGACCCACATAGATGTGTGTATATGCTTGTATGACTGGGATCCTCTCTATTTCCAAAAGGGAACTTTGACAGAGAAGCATTTTACAGATATTTTTGCGCC
Coding sequences:
- the LOC131323403 gene encoding peptide-N4-(N-acetyl-beta-glucosaminyl)asparagine amidase A-like, translated to MTSVLRLLLLLLLSLSLLHHSLSATANNYIHKKTHFRPELISDLSTKTHPTTFFEVTKPIQLPKTKPCSYLLLQHDFGYTYGSPPVLANYTPPSNCPSQNFAKIVLQWEATCKGTQFDRIFGVWLGGVELLRSCTAEPTASGIVWTVKKDITRYYSLLMNNQTLAVFLGNLVNDVYTGVYHAKITIHFYPAEVNSGNSVSGYGSSADLIIPISQNIPSNDGLWFRIGNSADTTSKKFMIPQNAYRAVVEVYVSFHENDEFWYTNLPNNFITANNLSMPLQNGAFREVVVALDGMEIGAVWPFTVIYTGGFNPLLWRPITGIGSFDLPSYDIEVTPFLGTILDGKTHEFAFRVTNALNVWLIDANLHVWLDKESVKTEGQLLKHSVLPAVVSLVSNFTGINGNFLTTVNKSVSSVGWVKSSHGKIATNAIQLFDFSNFMVLGKDGDLQIVNQIINFNDSVDAKSSSSFFSTKSSKRFPLYLYLEDVDNGNGTFSMVTNLTLGYNEQGVKDGGSGFSVSSLKNLQNGQSVLLRKGKSIVAGSWSTQQAYQYGDGKFCYFRNVSSSNSAILHDEEGKTCRK